A region from the Bradyrhizobium erythrophlei genome encodes:
- a CDS encoding polysaccharide biosynthesis/export family protein — protein MRVQAPRYLRHSIKVYSFVAGVSLAVSQTALAEYRLAPGDTVEVAVAGIPDQRYRALVQLDGSISLPGVGPVVIEGMTQAALQARMETLLPTKIIRYRTPDGQERSVVLKPADVTASIAEYRPVYISGDVLTPGQQAYRPLMTVRQLVAVAGGYSMLRSRAMQAGADPVELQRDYEAASVEYAKDFFHAVRLQAELQNKTAFQPQTPLGASVESAISSAMIKSETESLRIAQDDFRAEQAFLEDSIKKGGVQLEVLKTQEQEEAKGVESDAQDLDRVGKLFNSGTVISPRLTEARRALLLSSTRHLQTSVEVMRLQRQQDDQRRQLERLEAQRKVKLLAELNDTNVRLAVLSARLHATGQRLQPLGAGGPVPAGADNLKPDVVIMRKVEQKWTRIGAAPDAEVEPGDVVEVVLRAEVLPSQ, from the coding sequence ATGCGTGTCCAAGCGCCACGATATCTTCGTCATTCAATCAAGGTTTATAGTTTCGTTGCGGGCGTGTCGCTTGCCGTTAGCCAAACAGCGCTAGCAGAGTACCGGCTCGCGCCTGGCGACACGGTCGAGGTCGCGGTAGCTGGCATCCCCGATCAACGTTATCGCGCTTTGGTTCAGCTCGACGGCAGCATCAGCTTGCCGGGCGTGGGTCCGGTTGTCATAGAAGGCATGACGCAAGCGGCTCTTCAGGCGCGAATGGAAACATTGCTGCCTACGAAGATTATTCGCTATCGAACGCCGGATGGGCAAGAGCGTTCGGTGGTTCTCAAGCCCGCCGACGTGACGGCTTCCATCGCCGAATACAGGCCGGTCTACATCTCCGGGGACGTTCTTACGCCTGGACAGCAAGCTTATAGACCTCTGATGACGGTCCGCCAGCTCGTCGCGGTGGCCGGAGGGTACAGCATGTTGCGCTCGCGCGCGATGCAGGCAGGAGCCGATCCGGTTGAATTGCAACGCGATTACGAGGCGGCGTCGGTCGAATACGCAAAGGACTTTTTTCACGCCGTCCGTCTCCAGGCTGAGCTTCAGAATAAGACAGCTTTCCAACCGCAAACGCCGCTCGGCGCGTCGGTAGAGAGTGCGATAAGCTCCGCAATGATCAAGTCAGAAACCGAATCGTTACGTATTGCCCAAGACGACTTCCGAGCCGAGCAGGCCTTTCTTGAGGACAGCATCAAAAAAGGGGGCGTGCAACTGGAAGTCTTGAAGACGCAGGAGCAGGAGGAAGCCAAGGGAGTGGAGTCGGACGCCCAGGATCTCGACCGTGTTGGCAAATTGTTCAACTCGGGAACCGTGATAAGCCCCCGACTGACGGAGGCCCGACGAGCTTTGTTGCTGTCCTCAACGCGACATCTGCAGACCTCGGTCGAGGTGATGCGATTGCAACGTCAGCAGGATGATCAGCGACGTCAGCTTGAAAGGCTAGAAGCCCAGCGCAAAGTAAAACTTCTTGCAGAATTAAATGATACTAACGTTCGTTTGGCGGTGCTGTCGGCTCGGCTGCATGCTACGGGGCAACGACTACAGCCGCTCGGCGCGGGAGGCCCCGTGCCAGCCGGCGCGGACAATCTTAAGCCGGACGTAGTGATTATGCGCAAAGTCGAGCAAAAATGGACGCGGATAGGAGCCGCGCCCGACGCGGAGGTCGAGCCGGGGGACGTTGTCGAAGTAGTGCTGCGCGCGGAGGTACTTCCAAGCCAATAG
- a CDS encoding helix-turn-helix transcriptional regulator, giving the protein MLEKFVRPRQVQEAMGWSRSTLYEKISRGLFPRPVKLEARGRAVGWPEREVAAYQKLRIEARGALATNSVADKGDRK; this is encoded by the coding sequence ATGCTCGAGAAGTTTGTTCGCCCACGCCAGGTCCAAGAGGCCATGGGATGGAGCAGGAGCACGCTCTATGAAAAAATTAGTCGCGGATTGTTTCCGCGGCCCGTAAAGCTTGAAGCCCGCGGTCGGGCTGTTGGCTGGCCCGAACGCGAAGTTGCGGCCTATCAGAAATTAAGGATCGAGGCGCGTGGTGCGTTAGCCACCAACTCGGTGGCAGACAAGGGTGACCGCAAATGA
- a CDS encoding sugar transferase yields MQRAFDLCFASVTLILLAPVMLLIALFIWVHSGRPIYFSQLRLGRRGQLFYLYKFRKFYADCDVNGTPLTLRDDHRLTAIGRILALTKADELPQFWNVIKGEMSIVGPRPESLVFADCFRNGFERVLDCRPGLFGPSQALFRHEDQFFPTNADPVEFYRAFLFPAKAKIDIDYFSRRSLFGDIGWIIRCLLAVIGLNSSVRLGGGELGFTQAIAPQKLDGVGS; encoded by the coding sequence ATGCAACGTGCCTTCGATCTCTGCTTCGCTTCGGTGACGTTGATCCTCCTCGCTCCTGTCATGCTGTTGATCGCTCTTTTCATATGGGTGCACTCTGGCCGCCCGATTTATTTTTCGCAGCTCCGGCTAGGACGCCGCGGGCAGCTATTCTATCTCTACAAATTCCGGAAATTCTACGCAGACTGTGATGTGAATGGCACTCCACTAACGCTGCGAGACGATCATCGACTCACGGCGATCGGCAGAATTCTGGCGCTGACCAAGGCCGATGAACTGCCACAGTTCTGGAACGTGATCAAAGGCGAGATGTCGATTGTCGGACCTCGGCCCGAGTCCCTTGTATTCGCTGACTGCTTCAGAAACGGTTTCGAGCGGGTGCTTGATTGCAGGCCAGGGCTGTTCGGTCCTTCTCAGGCGTTGTTTCGTCACGAAGACCAGTTCTTTCCGACGAATGCCGATCCGGTGGAGTTTTACCGCGCATTCCTGTTTCCGGCGAAAGCCAAGATCGATATCGACTATTTCTCGCGGCGTTCTCTCTTCGGGGACATTGGCTGGATCATTCGCTGTCTGTTGGCCGTCATCGGGCTGAATTCATCAGTTCGTCTGGGAGGCGGCGAATTGGGCTTCACTCAAGCAATAGCGCCACAGAAACTCGATGGAGTAGGGTCGTGA
- a CDS encoding SDR family NAD(P)-dependent oxidoreductase, with protein MRYVGARALVTGADGFIGSHLTEALVQGGADVTALALYNSFDSFGWLDDLSDEIRAKIKLVRGDVRDSALVDRIVEGQDIVFHLAALIAIPYSYAAPQAYVETNILGTLNVLEAARRHGTRRVIHTSTSEVYGTALTMPIDETHPLQGQSPYSASKIGADMMAEAFARSFGVPVVILRPFNTYGPRQSERAIVPALLRQILDARCTSVMVGDTTTVRDLTFVNDTVRAFMAAGSANEIEYGGAYNAGSQRSIKVAELVDIAMELTSCKKPVRRDGARLRPPNSEVRALLANARHFQQATGWEPRIPLREGLQHTIAWWQARLSGGVVRRHKDLVT; from the coding sequence GTGAGATACGTGGGGGCCAGGGCGCTGGTGACAGGCGCAGACGGATTCATCGGATCTCATCTGACAGAGGCGCTTGTTCAAGGTGGGGCCGACGTTACCGCTCTCGCACTTTATAATTCGTTCGACAGCTTTGGCTGGCTCGACGATTTGTCTGACGAGATCAGGGCGAAAATCAAGCTGGTCCGGGGGGATGTTCGCGATTCCGCTCTCGTCGACCGGATCGTGGAAGGCCAGGATATCGTATTCCACCTGGCTGCGTTGATCGCCATCCCCTATTCATACGCTGCGCCGCAGGCGTATGTTGAAACCAATATCCTCGGAACCTTGAACGTTCTGGAGGCGGCGCGCCGGCATGGGACGAGGCGCGTCATTCACACCTCTACAAGTGAAGTGTATGGCACGGCATTAACAATGCCTATCGACGAAACTCATCCCCTTCAGGGGCAGTCTCCGTATTCGGCGTCCAAGATCGGCGCGGACATGATGGCGGAGGCCTTTGCCAGGTCTTTCGGAGTACCGGTGGTCATCCTGAGGCCATTCAATACCTACGGGCCGCGGCAGAGCGAGCGCGCTATCGTTCCGGCGCTGCTGCGCCAAATCCTAGATGCGCGATGCACGTCGGTTATGGTTGGGGACACGACAACCGTGCGCGACCTGACGTTTGTCAACGACACGGTTAGGGCCTTCATGGCCGCAGGCTCGGCAAACGAGATCGAGTACGGCGGCGCGTACAATGCCGGCAGTCAGAGGTCGATCAAGGTGGCGGAACTCGTCGACATTGCGATGGAGCTGACGTCCTGCAAGAAACCGGTGAGAAGGGACGGTGCACGATTGCGCCCCCCCAACTCGGAAGTAAGAGCGCTGCTTGCTAACGCGCGTCACTTTCAGCAAGCGACAGGATGGGAGCCGCGTATTCCTTTACGAGAAGGCCTTCAGCATACGATCGCCTGGTGGCAAGCCCGGCTGTCGGGAGGAGTCGTACGCCGACACAAGGATCTTGTGACTTGA
- a CDS encoding helix-turn-helix domain-containing protein: protein MSIQAVAWALSLNIPDPFAKLVLVSLSNHADNETGHCWPTQGLIAKEASCNRRTVMRKVPYLLEAGYIRVFNHRSQGRALDYQVLFPGRIPLANAPLRKKRR from the coding sequence ATGAGTATTCAAGCGGTCGCTTGGGCGCTGTCTCTGAACATCCCGGACCCGTTCGCCAAGCTCGTTCTTGTTTCCCTCTCAAATCATGCGGACAACGAGACAGGGCATTGTTGGCCGACCCAGGGACTGATCGCGAAAGAGGCGTCCTGCAACCGCAGAACAGTCATGCGGAAGGTTCCCTACCTCTTAGAAGCCGGCTACATTCGAGTGTTTAATCATCGCAGCCAAGGCCGTGCATTAGATTACCAGGTACTCTTTCCTGGGAGAATTCCCTTGGCGAACGCGCCCCTGCGTAAGAAGCGTCGATAG
- a CDS encoding tyrosine-type recombinase/integrase produces the protein MRKTNKLTTLSVKRMSKPGLFGDGDGLYLQVAAGGTKAWILRYMRAGRARKMGLGPFPILSLVEARQKAFEGRRSLLRGIDPIDARNAARTEAVAQAAKAFTFAECGKAYIAAHRSGWRNEKHREQWSNTLVRYAFPVIGILSVAAVDTALVLKVLEPIWNSKPETASRLRGRIEAILDWAKARGYRDGENPARWRGHLDKLLPAKGKVSTVQHHKAIPYRELPSFMARLRSRAEISAQALEFTILTAARTGETLGAVPHEFDLDRRIWTIPAGRMKASREHRVPLCDRAIEIIGLQKHNYKFAFPGAKLDASLSNMAMLEMLRGMVGIGLTVHGFRSAFMDWGHEVTNYPKEMMDIALAHTVSDKVEAAYRRGDMFDKRRQLMADWQRYCFSKVDV, from the coding sequence TTGCGGAAGACAAACAAGCTAACCACGCTTTCTGTAAAGCGTATGTCGAAGCCCGGTCTCTTTGGAGACGGCGACGGTCTATATCTGCAGGTCGCCGCCGGGGGCACGAAGGCCTGGATCCTTCGCTATATGCGTGCGGGTCGAGCCCGGAAAATGGGTCTTGGCCCCTTTCCAATCCTAAGTCTGGTTGAAGCTCGTCAGAAAGCATTCGAGGGGCGGCGCTCCCTGTTGCGGGGGATCGATCCAATAGACGCCCGCAACGCAGCCCGTACGGAAGCGGTCGCCCAGGCGGCCAAGGCATTCACCTTCGCGGAATGCGGCAAGGCCTATATCGCGGCTCACCGGTCGGGTTGGCGTAACGAGAAGCACCGTGAGCAATGGTCGAACACTTTGGTCCGCTATGCCTTCCCCGTCATTGGAATCTTATCAGTCGCGGCCGTTGACACCGCGCTTGTTCTTAAAGTGCTCGAGCCAATCTGGAACTCAAAACCGGAAACGGCGAGCCGGCTCCGAGGCCGGATAGAGGCAATCCTGGATTGGGCTAAGGCACGGGGATACAGGGATGGCGAGAATCCAGCCAGATGGCGGGGGCATTTAGATAAACTTCTCCCCGCCAAAGGAAAGGTATCCACCGTCCAGCACCATAAGGCAATTCCGTATCGAGAATTACCATCGTTCATGGCCCGCCTACGATCTCGTGCCGAGATCAGCGCTCAGGCGCTTGAGTTCACGATTTTGACCGCTGCCCGCACCGGAGAAACACTCGGGGCCGTTCCTCACGAATTCGATCTAGACCGTCGTATTTGGACCATCCCGGCCGGACGGATGAAAGCGAGCCGAGAACACAGAGTGCCTCTTTGCGATCGTGCGATCGAAATAATCGGCCTGCAGAAACACAACTATAAATTCGCATTTCCAGGCGCAAAGCTCGATGCCAGCCTCTCGAACATGGCGATGCTAGAGATGCTCCGCGGAATGGTCGGTATTGGACTTACGGTTCACGGCTTTCGCTCAGCGTTCATGGACTGGGGTCACGAGGTCACTAATTATCCCAAAGAGATGATGGATATTGCCCTCGCGCACACAGTTTCGGACAAGGTCGAAGCCGCATATAGACGCGGAGACATGTTCGACAAGCGCCGACAGCTCATGGCCGACTGGCAGCGTTATTGTTTTTCCAAGGTAGATGTCTAG